One genomic region from Cryptococcus neoformans var. grubii H99 chromosome 10, complete sequence encodes:
- a CDS encoding DNA clamp loader, with translation MPVSQKRSRSENDIPAPLSNTSTPGSSSRNPLAPPTPVQPQSTLPATRRQALTRSRSTSYNVSSRGVTARRNSALSASSSVPNIGLPSGSLVVNRDGVGLGITTLPSRSRMTGTGMLLRTQSTPMLSTASQASLKAVTTGADPGGCVEKHEKVSFDQKRLRRGKENIPPKKNEENDDDAPRKRLRITSRSSFSDASGRRRSGSVVSVRSETSGGRHGSLAPSTSSPSISSWATGNLPSPNPSESSFCTSISDLPTPSRALGRLSSSSEVPETPTKSRVNQATCLPTPPPSSPDFTTEVIANFRPTREANPYKHLKAALRLCSIPGSTANDTIIGREEEKAAISQYLADEESDKDVGMYVSGPPGTGKTALVTVFGRQKAEQGWRVVEVGCMGLKINDLWPRLGDELGCGKTEEDVTKFLKLNESQILIILDELDSLMPSPPSIAPPATSHLFAKLFSLPFGSPNTKLIAISNTLDLTIRARLVLPNGLQPSVLPFKAYGAPEMSNIVNARIASTNVQGVKVDSAVISLLGRKVEAQNGDLRMCLGVLGSAISLAETEWISRCSQAAKDPSKQVPMIKVAIPHLMKALTSYTAQLRASAGSSVGSTSAAGKKIKSVQLQGKMVLVALLVYLARSRAGMNGCPALGTAVPPPSNSATGSNIPAAALYATYSYLLSHSTSPFPPAAESDYQDLLSNLETLGLISVSFGSGKGANMSANKVVLCVREEEVKDGMGLLEGQDKGVGEEEVKHVWEREEAKVQEVKQRLGADVESWSLTKHNFRL, from the exons ATGCCCGTTTCCCAAAAACGGTCTCGCTCTGAGAATGACATCCCTGCCCCTCTTTCCAACACCTCCACCCCTGGCAGCTCATCTCGTAACCCTCTGGCTCCTCCGACGCCAGTGCAGCCACAATCTACTCTGCCTGCCACACGACGTCAAGCACTGACGCGCTCGCGCTCAACCTCATACAACGTGTCTTCTCGTGGTGTGACCGCCCGTCGTAACTCCGCTTtgtcagcttcttcctccgtcCCTAACATCGGCTTACCTTCTGGCTCCCTGGTCGTTAATAGGGATGGCGTTGGCCTTGGCATTActactcttccttctaGGTCGCGTATGACGGGCACAGGTATGCTTTTGCGAACACAATCTACGCCTATGTTATCTACGGCGTCGCAAGCGTCCTTAAAAGCGGTAACCACCGGTGCTGACCCAGGCGGATGTGTTGAAAAGCACGAAAAAGTGAGTTTCGATCAGAAGAGACTACgcagaggaaaggagaataTCCctcccaagaagaatgaagaaaacgacgacgacgcGCCGAGAAAGAGGCTCAGGATAACTAGTCGAAGTAGCTTTAGTGACGCATCTGGGAGGCGAAGGAGTGGTAGTGTTGTCAGCGTAAGGAGTGAGACTAGTG GTGGTCGACATGGTTCATTAGCTCCTTCCACGTCTTCACCTTCtatttcttcttgggcCACTGGCaatctcccttctcccaacCCCAGTGAATCTTCCTTTTGTACTAGCATCTCGGATCTCCCAACTCCATCTCGCGCCCTCGGAAGGTTATCTTCCAGCTCAGAAGTGCCTGAGACCCCGACCAAGTCACGCGTCAATCAAGCCACTTGTCTGCCCactcctccaccatcttccccgGATTTCACGACTGAGGTCATTGCAAACTTCAGACCAACTCGAGAAGCGAATCCTTATAAACATCTTAAGGCTGCTCTTCGTCTTTGCTCCATCCCTGGATCTACAGCGAACGATACGATCATCGgtcgagaagaggagaaggctgctATCTCCCAATATCTTGCTGATGAGGAGAGTGACAAGGACGTTGGTATGTACGTGTCAGGCCCTCCAGGAACGGGGAAAACCGCTTTGGTCACTGTTTTCGGCAGGCAAAAGGCTGAACAGGGATGGAGGGTTGTTGAGGTGGGTTGTATGGGCCTCAAAATCAATGACTTGTGGCCCAGGTTAGGAGATGAACTTGGTTGCGGGAAGACGGAGGAAGATGTGACGAAGTTCTTAAAATTAAATGAATCGCAGAT CCTTATCATCCTGGACGAGCTTGACTCACTCATGccttcacctccttccATAGCGCCTCCAGCTACTTCTCATCTTTTCGCAAagcttttttctcttccttttggTTCGCCTAACACAAAGCTCATTGCTATCTCCAATACCCTCGATCTCACCATCCGAGCCCGTCTTGTCCTTCCTAACGGTCTTCAACCGTCCGTCCTTCCCTTCAAAGCCTATGGTGCCCCAGAGATGAGTAACATTGTCAACGCGCGTATTGCTAGCACCAATGTCCAGGGTGTCAAGGTTGACTCTGCGGTTATTTCACTTCTCGGTCGAAAGGTGGAAGCCCAGAATGGCGATCTTCGAATGTGCCTTGGAGTCCTCGGTTCGGCTATCTCTCTCGCCGAAACCGAATGGATAAGTAGATGCTCGCAAGCAGCCAAAGATCCCTCTAAGCAGGTACCCATGATCAAGGTTGCTATTCCACATCTCATGAAAGCCTTGACATCTTATACTGCCCAACTTCGTGCTTCTGCGGGATCATCTGTCGGTTCAACTTCGGCAGCTGGCAAAAAGATCAAATCGGTTCAGCTgcaaggaaagatggtACTTGTGGCGCTATTGGTCTACCTGGCCCGTTCAAGAGCAGGTATGAATGGCTGCCCCGCTCTTGGCACCGCTGTTCCACCGCCTAGCAACTCTGCAACTGGGTCCAACATCCCAGCCGCCGCACTTTACGCTACTTACTCATATCTGCTTTCTCATTCAACTTCCCCCTTTCCTCCAGCTGCCGAAAGTGATTACCAGGATCTGCTTTCAAATCTTGAAACCTTGGGCTTGATCAGCGTTTCATTTGGCTCTGGTAAGGGGGCTAATATGAGTGCGAACAAAGTGGTGCTTTGCgtaagggaagaggaagtgaaAGACGGCATGGGTTTGTTGGAAGGACAGGATAAAGGCgtaggagaggaagaagttaAGCATGtttgggagagagaggaggcaAAAGTTCAAGAGGTTAAGCAGCGATTGGGAGCGGATGTCGAATCATGGTCATTAACGAAGCATAATTTTCGATTATAA
- a CDS encoding periodic tryptophan protein 1, with protein sequence MSGTLISSLVWVPRGRAAERPKKYQLDEDEIERVGKLGGPGVLEQLKSEMAAVEDGEGMEGGDEEEDWEDENDEEINTKADNDDDDDEKMDEDKEPGKPFDPNDLSAFKMDEYDEEESKGVAMGAFANIKGLTYYRDNEEDPYITLKEDEEENEDEELALLPTDSMIISARTTSDLSSLDFHVYADVDENLYAHHDLMLPAFPLCVEWLDFSPGPDASGAAPEGAKPGSYVAVGSFDPSIEIWDADLVDGLYPRAILGQSPSLEKPEAKPLGTGKKKRKQMVQPAANADYHVQPVLSLSWTPNHRNLLLSGSADGTIKLWDLTRESPMGAMRSWDKIHGGEKVQAVDWNRSTVGGLDKVCLSAGYDRTVKVWDGRAVDEAIGVQVASDIECIRWDPWEPYSFYVSLENGLILSYDSRVLSSSKSSSRTTGSSKSSGFLTAAQPKFTLSAHDGPASALDINPHIRGCILTAGMDKTVKIWNVQDEESEGIPGRKREINLATSRDLGLGRVFAARWSPDPETPLTVAAAGSKATLQVWDVASNPGARKAFGERLRRHGRELGEIKKGGGIVAVDGGEEEESEGEE encoded by the exons ATGTCTGGCACACTTATTTCTTCCTTAGTATGGGTCCCTAGAGGCCGTGCGGCGGAAAGGCCTAAAAAGTATCAGCtcgatgaagacgagatcGAACGTGTAGGCAAGCTCGGTGGGCCTGGTGTCCTCGAACAACTGAAAAGCGAGATGGCGGCtgtggaggatggcgaagggatggaaggcggtgatgaggaagaggactgGGAAGACGAGAATGACGAAGAGATTAATACGAAGGCAgacaatgatgatgatgatgacgagaagatggatgaagacaaGGAACCCGGGAAGCCGTTTGACCCTAATGACTTGTCGGCTTTCAAGATGGACGAAtacgatgaagaggaatcCAAAGGCGTTG CGATGGGTGCTTTTGCCAACATCAAAGGTCTGACATATTATCGTGACAACGAGGAAGATCCATATATCACTCTTAAGGAG gatgaagaggaaaatgaggacgaggagcttGCTCTCCTCCCCACAGACTCGATGATCATCTCTGCCCGAACGACCTCCGATCTCTCATCCCTTGATTTCCATGTCTACGCCGATGTCGACGAGAACCTTTACGCACACCATGACCTTATGCTTCCTGCCTTCCCCTTGTGTGTAGAATGGCTAGACTTTTCTCCTGGTCCTGATGCCAGCGGTGCTGCCCCCGAAGGCGCTAAGCCCGGTAGCTACGTCGCTGTCGGCTCTTTCGACCCCAGTATTGAAATATGGGATGCCGATCTCGTTGATGGTCTTTACCCACGGGCTATCCTTGGCCAATCTCCCTCTCTTGAAAAACCAGAGGCCAAGCCCCTTGGTACCGgtaagaagaagcgaaaaCAAATGGTGCAGCCTGCTGCCAACGCCGACTACCATGTCCAGCCCGtactttctctttcctggACACCCAATCACCGAAACCTGCTCCTTTCCGGTTCTGCCGACGGTACTATCAAACTTTGGGATTTGACGCGTGAATCGCCCATGGGTGCTATGCGCAGCTGGGACAAGATCCATGGCGGTGAAAAGGTTCAGGCTGTGGACTGGAACAGGAGTACTGTTGGTGGTTTGGACAAGGTCTGTCTGAGCGCAGGTTATGACAGAACTGTCAAAGTTTGGGATGGGCGAGCGGTGGACGAGGCTATTGGAGTGCAGGTCGCCAGTGACATTGAGTGTATCAGATGGGACCCATGGGAGCCTTACTCTTTCTAC GTTTCTTTGGAGAATGGTCTCATTCTCTCTTACGACTCACGTGTactctcatcctccaaatcgTCATCTCGTACTACCGGCTCCTCCAAGTCATCTGGCTTCCTTACTGCCGCTCAACCTAAATTCACCCTCTCTGCGCACGATGGCCCTGCTTCTGCTCTTGACATCAATCCCCACATCCGTGGGTGTATCCTTACTGCGGGCATGGACAAAACTGTCAAGATTTGGAACGTCCAAGACGAGGAATCTGAAGGTATTCCTGGCCGTAAGAGGGAGATCAATCTTGCCACCTCACGAGACCTTGGTCTTGGTAGAGTCTTCGCTGCCCGATGGTCACCTGATCCCGAGACACCGCTTACAGTTGCGGCTGCCGGTAGCAAGGCAACTCTGCAAGTGTGGGACGTGGCCTCCAATCCCGGAGCAAGGAAGGCGTTCGGTGAGAGGCTGAGGAGACATGGACGGGAGTTGGGTGAGATCAAGAAGGGTGGCGGTATCGTGGCTGTTGACggaggtgaagaggaagaatcagagggagaagagtag
- a CDS encoding thymidylate synthase, translating to MTATISDQENVQQSNPNHEEYQYLDLIRRIINTGEVRPDRTGTGTVALFAPPSFRFSLADNTLPLLTTKRVFLRGVIAELLWFVSGCTDAKVLSSQGVGIWDGNGSKEFLEKVGLGHRREGDLGPVYGFQWRHFGAEYTDADGDYKDKGVDQLQRVIDTIKNNPTDRRIILSAWNPKDLPLMALPPCHMFCQFFVSLPPADSLGSKPKLSCLMYQRSCDLGLGVPFNIASYALLTHMIALITDTEPHEFILQMGDAHVYRDHVEPLKTQLEREPRDFPKLKWARSKEEIGDIDGFKVEDFVVEGYKPWGKIDMKMSA from the exons ATGACAGCAACAATCAGCGATCAGGAAAATGTTCAACAATCCAACCCGAACCACG AGGAATATCAATACCTCGACCTCATTAGGCGAATCATTAACACAGGAGAGGTTCGACCAGATCGTACCGGCACAGGAACCGTTGCTCTCtttgctcctccttctttccgcTTTTCCCTCGCCGACAacacccttcctctcctgaCGACCAAACGCGTCTTCCTTCGCGGCGTCATTGCCGAGCTTTTGTGGTTCGTTTCTGGTTGTACCGACGCCAAGGTGCTCTCTAGTCAGGGCGTAGGGATCTGGGATGGTAACGGAAGCAAAGAATTCCTGGAGAAGGTCGGGCTCGGCCACAGAAGGGAAGGTGATCTGGGACCTGTGTACGGGTTCCAGTGGAGACATTTTGGTGCCGAGTACACTGATGCCGACGGCGACTATAAGGACAAAGGAGTCGACCAACTGCAAAGGGTAATCGACACCATCAAGAACAATCCAACTGACAGGCGGATTATCTTATCGGCTTGGAACCCAAAGG ATCTGCCCTTGATGGCTCTTCCGCCCTGCCACATGTTCTGCCAATTCTTCGTCTCACTTCCTCCTGCTGATTCACTTGGTTCCAAGCCAAAACTTTCTTGCCTGATGTATCAGAGATCTTGTGACTTAGGCCTCGGTGTCCCATTCAACATTGCGTCTTACGCATTGTTAACCCATATGATTGCCCTCATTACCGACACTGAACCACATGAGTTTATCCTACAGATGGGAGATGCGCATGTGTACAGAGATCATGTTGAACCATTGAAGACGCAATTGGAAAGGGAGCCTAGAGATTTCCCCAAGTTGAAATGGGCTAGGAGTAAGGAGGAAATTGGAGACATCGATGGTTTTAAGGTTGAGGACTTTGTGGTCGAGGGATACAAGCCATGGGGGAAAATCGACATGAAGATGTCT GCTTAA
- a CDS encoding acylpyruvate hydrolase, variant: protein MHHEVELGVVIGKNGRNISPSTAFDHVAGYSLAVDMTARNVQDKVKAKGLPWSAAKGFDTFCPIGPFIPKHFIADPTKVGLHFSVNGTVKQSGLTSDMIFDIPQLIAFVSGIMKLEEGDLVLTGTPSGVGQIKGGETFEAKLTYPGLDGKILSKYEIECVERQGGYEFMP from the exons ATGCATCATGAGG TTGAGCTTGGTGTTGTCATCGGTAAGAACGGTCGAAACATCTCCCCTTCTACTGCCTTCGACCATGTCGCTGGATACT CTCTTGCTGTCGACATGACTGCCCGTAATGTTCAGGATAAGGTCAAGGCTAAAGGTTTGCCTTGGTCTGCTGCCAAGGGCTTCGATACTTTCTGCCCTATTGG TCCTTTCATTCCCAAACATTTCATTGCCGATCCTACTAAGGTCGGCCTCCATTTTTCAGTCAACGGTACCGTTAAGCAGTCTGGCCTCACCTCCGACATGATCTTCGACATTCCCCAGCTCATTGCGTTTGTTTCCGGCATTAtgaagcttgaagaaggtgacTTGGTACTTACTGGAACCCCTAGCGGGGTGGGACAAATTAAGGGGGGAGAAACTTTTGAGGCGAAATTGACTTACCCTGGATTAGATGGCAAAATCTTGAGCAAGTACGAAATCGAATGCGTGGAAAGGCAGGGAGGCTATGAATTTATGCCTTAG
- a CDS encoding acylpyruvate hydrolase, translated as MSNFIKAGKKIVAIGRNYADHAKELGNAIPKEPFFFLKPTSSYLVPGAGPVEIPRGVVMHHEVELGVVIGKNGRNISPSTAFDHVAGYSLAVDMTARNVQDKVKAKGLPWSAAKGFDTFCPIGPFIPKHFIADPTKVGLHFSVNGTVKQSGLTSDMIFDIPQLIAFVSGIMKLEEGDLVLTGTPSGVGQIKGGETFEAKLTYPGLDGKILSKYEIECVERQGGYEFMP; from the exons ATGTCCAACTTTATCAAAGCAGGAAAGAAG ATTGTCGCGATTGGTCGCAATTACGCTGATCACGCCAAGGAACTTGGTAACGCCATTCCCAAGG agccttttttctttttgaaacccacttcttcttatcTCGTTCCCGGCGCTGGACCTGTTGAGATCCCTCGGGGGGTCGTCATGCATCATGAGG TTGAGCTTGGTGTTGTCATCGGTAAGAACGGTCGAAACATCTCCCCTTCTACTGCCTTCGACCATGTCGCTGGATACT CTCTTGCTGTCGACATGACTGCCCGTAATGTTCAGGATAAGGTCAAGGCTAAAGGTTTGCCTTGGTCTGCTGCCAAGGGCTTCGATACTTTCTGCCCTATTGG TCCTTTCATTCCCAAACATTTCATTGCCGATCCTACTAAGGTCGGCCTCCATTTTTCAGTCAACGGTACCGTTAAGCAGTCTGGCCTCACCTCCGACATGATCTTCGACATTCCCCAGCTCATTGCGTTTGTTTCCGGCATTAtgaagcttgaagaaggtgacTTGGTACTTACTGGAACCCCTAGCGGGGTGGGACAAATTAAGGGGGGAGAAACTTTTGAGGCGAAATTGACTTACCCTGGATTAGATGGCAAAATCTTGAGCAAGTACGAAATCGAATGCGTGGAAAGGCAGGGAGGCTATGAATTTATGCCTTAG
- a CDS encoding acyl-CoA dehydrogenase codes for MLAERLRRWDCLRPSTILFPFKIADQIADQITSADIMSEHPVLRYIPAGAWALVEHLVSNRAKTLLAILIDFLEDDVMPSEALYHAQIPADPATRWQAIPQALENLKSKAKKLGLWNLWLSGGDFQGMAGGEGGGLTNLEYAIMAEVMGHSIILAPQATNCSAPDTGNMEVLARFGTQEQKNKYLVPLLNGDIRSSFSMTEYGVASSDATNLHNTQATSLSSSTLSLSGHKWWISGAGDPRTSVHIVLAVTDPKNPSAYKRHSLLLVEPKQKGVKIVRPMMVMGYDDAPEGHCEVIYDNVEVDLVKGVVGGKEGLGRGFEMLQARLGPGRLHHCMRSLGIASRALDLLLQRVSDPARKTFGKYLREHGTVLADIAHSRAEIDQSRLLVLAAARQIDVAGAKGALQDIGISKFTVPKMALQVVDRAMQVHGAEGLSQDQPLASWYAQLRTLRFADGPDEVHIQQIGKRELKRVEELQSRTEKIRRESERLLKEGGKERAKL; via the exons ATGCTCGCAGAAAGACTTCGTCGCTGGGACTGTCTCAGGCCATCCActatcctctttccattcaAAATTGCAGACCAAATTGCAGACCAAATAACAAGTGCAGATATCATGTCCGAGCACCCTGTACTTCGATACATACCTGCTGGAGCTTGGGCTTTA GTGGAACATCTTGTGTCCAACCGGGCCAAAACATTGCTTGCCATCCTCATTGATTTCCTTGAA GATGATGTGATGCCATCAGAAGCGCTTTACCATGCTCAAATTCCAGCCGACCCTGCTACCCGCTGGCAAGCTATCCCGCAAGCGCTGGAAAATCTCAAGAGTAAGGCCAAGAAGCTCGGCTTGTGGAATCTTTGGTTGAGTGGAGGAGATTTTCAAGGAATGGCTGGTGGTGAAGGTGGAGGACTGACCAATCTCGAG TATGCCATAATGGCAGAAGTCATGGGTCACTCGATAATCCTTGCCCCACAAGCTACCAATTGCTCGGCCCCCGATACCGGTAACATGGAAGTACTTGCCAGATTCGGGACGCAAGAGCAAAAGAACAAGTACCTAGTGCCTCTTTTGAACGGAGATATCAGGAGCAGCTTTTCAATGACAGAATATGGCG TGGCTTCATCCGATGCTACTAATCTCCATAACACCCAAGCCACTTCCTTGTCTTCAAGCACTCTCTCCCTGTCAGGACATAAATGGTGGATCTCAGGTGCGGGTGACCCTCGAACATCTGTTCATATAGTGTTGGCCGTTACCGATCCCAAGAACCCGTCAGCATACAAGCGACATTCACTTCTGCTGGTCGAACCAAAGCAGAAGGGTGTGAAGATTGTACGAccgatgatggtgatggggtATGATGATGCACCAGAAGGGCACTGCGAGGTCATATACGATAATGTGGAAGTGGATCTTGTCAAGGGCGTCGTgggtggcaaggaagggCTGGGAAGAGGGTTTGAAATGCTGCAGGCGAGACTCGG ACCTGGAAGGCTTCATCATTGCATGCGTTCATTAGGTATCGCTTCGAGAGCTCTTGATTTGCTGCTCCAGCGAGTTTCCGACCCCGCAAGGAAGACGTTTGGGAAATATTTGCGAGAACATG GAACGGTGTTAGCAGACATCGCACATTCCCGAGCAGAGATTGATCAGTCACGATTGCTCGTCCTTGCAGCTGCTCGTCAGATTGACGTGGCTGGTGCGAAGGGCGCTTTGCAGGACATTGGCATTTCCAAG TTTACCGTCCCCAAGATGGCCTTACAAGTCGTTGATCGTGCGATGCAAGTCCATGGCGCGGAAGGGCTATCACAAGACCAACCGCTTGCATCATGGTACGCTCAGTTGCGAACCTTGCGCTTCGCAGAC GGTCCTGATGAGGTACACATTCAGCAAATCGGTAAGCGGGAACTTAAGAGAGTAGAAGAGTTGCAGAGTAGGACGGAGAAAATTAGAAGGGAAAGTGAGAGACTACTGAAAGAaggtggcaaggaaagggCTAAGCTATGA
- a CDS encoding stearoyl-CoA desaturase (delta-9 desaturase) yields the protein MSAAVPPMTPPFEKEESELVHRRPSPVDQLDPAFTPPHTPEQNPCKSTKGKGIDPIDPTLLASDRHIPDNYVSYTIANQKYLPPITWKNLIYNIQWISFLALTVTPSLAIYGVFTTAWNTKTAIWSVIYYFITGLGITAGYHRLWAHRAYNAGIPLQFALAIAGSGAVEGSIKWWCRGHRAHHRYTDTELDPYSAEKGFFWSHVGWMLVKPRGKIGVADVSDLSRNRVVKWQHRNYIPLILGMGFVVPTVVAGLGWGDWRGGFFFAGAARLCFVHHSTFCVNSLAHWLGEQPFDNKHSPRDHIITALCTIGEGYHNFHHQFPQDFRNAIKWFQYDPTKWFIWTMSQLGLASHLKRFPDNEVKKGQYTMKLQLLKEQADQLEWPKSSNDLPVISWDDFKAEAKERSLVAIHGFIHDCSSFVEDHPGGAHLIKRAIGTDATTAFFGGVYDHSNAAHNLLAMMRVGILDGGMEVEHLKRRPAESAASSVTNSPVSSASASSVDIQSLADDDFRLDQTQLNSQGPKPKAPFGQPQAQVADRWTLSVPPSEKLRIVQTVPEIRPGLLTHRQAGKLDKVTKADVGGEVNEFIGEKPVAAA from the exons ATGTCTGCCGCCGTTCCGCCCATGACCCCTCCtttcgagaaggaagagagtgagCTTGTTCACAGGCGACCCTCTCCTGTTGACCAACTCGATCCCGCCTTCACACCGCCTCATACTCCCGAACAAAACCCTTGCAAGTCAACCA AGGGCAAGGGAATTGATCCCATCGACCCCACTCTCCTTGCTTCTGACCGACATATCCCCGATAACTACGTCTCCTACACCATTGCCAACCAAAAATACCTTCCTCCTATCACATGGAAGAACTTGATCTACAATATCCAATGgatctccttcctcgcACTCACTGTCACTCCTTCCCTCGCTATATATGGAGTGTTTACCACCGCCTGGAATACTAAGACTGCCATTTGGAG TGTTATCTACTATTTCATCACTGGTCTCGGAATCACCGCTGGTTACCACCGTCTTTGGGCTCACCGTGCCTACAATGCCGGTATTCCTCTTCAATTCGCTCTCGCCATTGCCGGTAGCGGTGCTGTTGAAGGTTCCATCAAGTGGTGGTGCCGAGGTCACCGAGCTCATCACCGTTACACCGACACGGAGCTTGACCCATACTCCGCCGAGAAAGGCTTTTTCTGGTCCCACGTTGGATGGATGTTGGTCAAGCCCAGAGGCAAGATCGGTGTCGCCGACGTCAGTGATTTGAGCAGGAACAGGGTCGTAAAGTGGCAACACAGGAATTACATCCCTTTGATCTTGGGTATGGGTTTCGTCGTCCCTACTGTTGTCGCTGGTCTTGGCTGGGGAGATTGGAGGGGtggtttcttctttgctggTGCTGCAAGGTTGTGCTTTGTCCACCAC TCTACTTTCTGTGTCAACTCTCTTGCCCACTGGCTTGGTGAGCAGCCCTTCGACAACAAGCACTCTCCTCGAGACCATATCATCACTGCTCTTTGCACCATTGGCGAGGGTTACCACAACTTCCACCATCAATTCCCTCAAGACTTCCGAAACGCTATCAAGTGGTTCCAGTACGACCCCACTAAGTGGTTCATCTGGACCATGTCTCAGCTCGGTCTCGCCTCTCATTTGAAGCGTTTCCCTGACAACGAGGTTAAGAAGGGTCAGTACACCATGAAATTGCAGCTTCTCAAGGAGCAGGCCGACCAGCTTGAATGGCCCAAGTCTAGCAACGACCTTCCTGTCATCAGCTGGGACGATTTCAAGGCTGAAGCGAAGGAACGCTCTCTTGTTGCTATCCACGGTTTCATTCACGactgttcttctttcgttgaGGACCACCCTGGTGGTGCCCACCTCATCAAGCGTGCTATCGGTACTGACGCCACTACCGCCTTCTTTGGTGGTGTTTACGATCACTCCAACGCTGCTCACAACTTGCTCGCTATGATGCGTGTCGGTATCCTTGATGGTGGTATGGAAGTTGAACACCTCAAGCGACGTCCCGCCGAGTCTgcagcttcttctgtcACCAACTCTCCAGtctcttccgcctctgccTCCTCTGTCGACATCCAATCTCTCGCTGACGACGACTTCCGTCTCGACCAGACTCAACTCAACTCTCAAGGTCCCAAGCCTAAGGCTCCTTTCGGTCAGCCTCAGGCTCAGGTTGCTGACAGGTGGACGCTTTCTGTGCCCCCGAGTGAGAAGTTGAGGATCGTCCAGACTGTACCCGAGATCAGGCCGGGATTGTTGACTCACCGGCAGGCCGGAAAGCTCGACAAGGTCACCAAGGCTGATGTCGGGGGCGAGGTGAACGAGTTCATCGGGGAGAAGCCTGTGGCTGCGGCTTAG